Proteins encoded by one window of Nasonia vitripennis strain AsymCx chromosome 5, Nvit_psr_1.1, whole genome shotgun sequence:
- the LOC100123599 gene encoding aldo-keto reductase family 1 member A1 isoform X3, which yields MATTITLSSGHEMPVVGLGTWQLNEEDVEDAVTAALDCGYRHIDTAFIYENEEAIGRSLKKWFDDGNERENLFITTKLPFFGNRASDVETYLKLSLERLGLDYVDMYLIHAPIAFVKDEEEHKSARDEDGNVVLDMDTDHLETWKAMEAQVENGLAKSIGLSNFTEAQILNIIENSEIKPSNLQVELHAYFQQRSLREFCAKHDIVVTAYSSLGSPGTTNSMKTDSSLIQTSLLEHQVVQAIAEAHDKTPAQILLRHQVQTGLVVIPKSTNPERIAQNIDIFDFELSDDEMQQLDELDQGDDGRIFSFSRIIEGCENHPECPF from the exons ATGGCAACGACTATAACGCTTTCGTCCGGTCATGAGATGCCAGTTGTGGGACTGGGCACTTGGCAG TTAAACGAGGAAGATGTAGAAGATGCGGTCACGGCCGCCTTGGACTGCGGCTACAGGCACATAGACACTGCTTTTATTTACGAGAACGAAGAGGCCATCGGCCGTAGTCTGAAAAAGTGGTTCGACGATGGTAACGAGCGCGAAAATTTATTCATCACGACTAAG TTACCATTTTTCGGTAACCGAGCTTCGGACGTCGAAACTTACCTCAAGCTGTCTTTGGAGAGACTCGGCTTGGATTACGTCGACATGTACTTGATCCACGCACCGATAGCTTTCGTCAAGGACGAAGAGGAGCATAAATCGGCGAGAGACGAAGACGGAAACGTCGTGCTGGATATGGATACCGATCACCTCGAGACGTGGAAG GCAATGGAAGCTCAGGTGGAGAACGGCTTGGCAAAATCGATCGGCCTCAGCAACTTTACCGAAGCTCAAATTTTGAACATTATCGAGAACTCGGAAATCAAGCCAAGCAACCTTCAG GTCGAGCTACACGCCTACTTCCAGCAACGATCTCTCCGCGAGTTCTGCGCCAAGCACGACATCGTCGTCACGGCCTACAGCAGTTTAGGCTCACCCGGCACGACCAACTCCATGAAAACCGACAGCAGCTTGATCCAGACGAGCTTACTCGAGCACCAAGTGGTACAGGCCATAGCCGAGGCGCACGACAAGACGCCTGCCCAGATTCTGCTTCGTCATCAGGTGCAAACTGGCCTCGTTGTCATACCCAAAAGCACGAATCCCGAGAGAATCGCTCAGAACATCGATATATTCGATTTCGAGCTTAGCGACGACGAGATGCAGCAGCTAGATGAGCTTGATCAGGGCGACGATGGCCGGATCTTTAGCTTTTCGCGTATTATCGAGGG aTGCGAGAATCACCCGGAATGTCCTTTTTAG
- the LOC100123599 gene encoding aldo-keto reductase family 1 member A1 isoform X1 encodes MSTKLNEPALGDMQFSFYYFCDFDMATTITLSSGHEMPVVGLGTWQLNEEDVEDAVTAALDCGYRHIDTAFIYENEEAIGRSLKKWFDDGNERENLFITTKLPFFGNRASDVETYLKLSLERLGLDYVDMYLIHAPIAFVKDEEEHKSARDEDGNVVLDMDTDHLETWKAMEAQVENGLAKSIGLSNFTEAQILNIIENSEIKPSNLQVELHAYFQQRSLREFCAKHDIVVTAYSSLGSPGTTNSMKTDSSLIQTSLLEHQVVQAIAEAHDKTPAQILLRHQVQTGLVVIPKSTNPERIAQNIDIFDFELSDDEMQQLDELDQGDDGRIFSFSRIIEGCENHPECPF; translated from the exons GCAATTTTCCTTCTACTACTTCTGCGACTTCGATATGGCAACGACTATAACGCTTTCGTCCGGTCATGAGATGCCAGTTGTGGGACTGGGCACTTGGCAG TTAAACGAGGAAGATGTAGAAGATGCGGTCACGGCCGCCTTGGACTGCGGCTACAGGCACATAGACACTGCTTTTATTTACGAGAACGAAGAGGCCATCGGCCGTAGTCTGAAAAAGTGGTTCGACGATGGTAACGAGCGCGAAAATTTATTCATCACGACTAAG TTACCATTTTTCGGTAACCGAGCTTCGGACGTCGAAACTTACCTCAAGCTGTCTTTGGAGAGACTCGGCTTGGATTACGTCGACATGTACTTGATCCACGCACCGATAGCTTTCGTCAAGGACGAAGAGGAGCATAAATCGGCGAGAGACGAAGACGGAAACGTCGTGCTGGATATGGATACCGATCACCTCGAGACGTGGAAG GCAATGGAAGCTCAGGTGGAGAACGGCTTGGCAAAATCGATCGGCCTCAGCAACTTTACCGAAGCTCAAATTTTGAACATTATCGAGAACTCGGAAATCAAGCCAAGCAACCTTCAG GTCGAGCTACACGCCTACTTCCAGCAACGATCTCTCCGCGAGTTCTGCGCCAAGCACGACATCGTCGTCACGGCCTACAGCAGTTTAGGCTCACCCGGCACGACCAACTCCATGAAAACCGACAGCAGCTTGATCCAGACGAGCTTACTCGAGCACCAAGTGGTACAGGCCATAGCCGAGGCGCACGACAAGACGCCTGCCCAGATTCTGCTTCGTCATCAGGTGCAAACTGGCCTCGTTGTCATACCCAAAAGCACGAATCCCGAGAGAATCGCTCAGAACATCGATATATTCGATTTCGAGCTTAGCGACGACGAGATGCAGCAGCTAGATGAGCTTGATCAGGGCGACGATGGCCGGATCTTTAGCTTTTCGCGTATTATCGAGGG aTGCGAGAATCACCCGGAATGTCCTTTTTAG
- the LOC100123584 gene encoding pyridoxal phosphate homeostasis protein produces MKMVDIATNLQAIRDKIVAASAKRALEYKYFEPQLVAVSKFHPAEAVITAYEAGQKHFGENYVNELADKANSSDILEKCKDIRWHFIGHLQKSNVNKLLKVANLHIVETVDSEKIATALDSAWPKFRKSDDAKLKIMVQVNTSREEAKSGCEVENASSMVKYIFEKCPNLEFTGLMTIGEYGYDVSKGPNPDFLALKDVKAKVCEDLGLDTKKVELSMGMSTDYEHAIELGSSLVRVGTAIFGERPKKV; encoded by the exons ATGAAAATGGTAGATATTGCAACTAACCTTCAAGCTATCCGCGACAAAATTGTTGCTGCATCGGCAAAAAGGGCTTTG gaatataaatattttgagcCGCAACTTGTTGCAGTAAGTAAATTTCATCCAGCTGAAGCAGTGATAACTGCTTACGAGGCTGGACAAAAACATTTCGGAGAAAATTACGTAAACGAATTAGCTGATAAAGCCAATAGTTCAGATATCCTAGAGAAATGTAAAGATATTAGATGGCATTTTATCGGACATCTGCAAAAGAGCAATGtcaataaacttttgaaagttGCCAACCTTCATATTGTTGAAACTGTTGATTCTGAAAAAATTGCAACAGCCCTGGATAGCGCTTGGCCAAAGTTCAGGAAAAGTGATGATGCCAAGTTGAAGATTATGGTTCAAGTGAATACCAGCAGGGAAGAAG caAAAAGTGGATGTGAAGTTGAAAATGCATCGTCTATGGtgaaatacatttttgaaaagtGTCCAAATCTGGAATTCACAGGATTGATGACAATCGGTGAATATGGCTATGATGTGTCAAAAGGTCCAAATCCAGATTTTTTAGCTCTGAAGGATGTGAAAGCAAAAGTTTGTGAGGATTTAGGACTTGATACTAAAAAAGTTGAGCTATCAATGGGAATGTCAACTGATTATGAACATGCA aTTGAATTGGGCAGTTCATTAGTTCGAGTAGGAACAGCTATCTTTGGGGAAAGACcaaaaaaagtttaa
- the LOC100680526 gene encoding myosin regulatory light chain, smooth muscle, translated as MPKWKITGNVEDVEESDNIASEDKTDEEKTEEEISVSVKLNLPKLKAKITVDDDAEQEGEGKAKSEEDELPLSVIQKKKMFQGLMNEAKERSNSFKSKIISQLYEVFKMFDSDHDGFIDESDLKFTFTSMGETDVSDEKIKAMISESEKPIDFHAFVGLFESKEMEFDPEMELLTAFYKWDTKSNGSLLEETLKQDLQSWGDRFSEKEAGYALEEAPLYEEDEKNTIDYVEFCANICGLQNIRESDLYREYQEKYLNNLTK; from the exons atgccGAAGTGGAAGATTACGGGCAATGTCGAGGACGTGGAAGAAAGTGATAAC ATTGCGAGTGAAGACAAGACGGACGAAGAGAAAACCGAGGAGGAGATCAGTGTTTCTGTCAAACTGAATTTGCCGAAACTTAAGGCTAAAATAACAGTCGACGACGATGCTGAGCAGGAAGGTGAAGGAAAAGCGAAATCTGAAGAAGATGAGCTTCCTTTGAGTGTCATTCAGAAGAAAAAGATGTTTCAAGGATTGATGAACGAAGCAAAGGAAAGATCGAATTCGTTCAAGTCGAAAATTATTTCACAATTGTACGAG gttttcaaaatgtttGACAGTGATCACGATGGATTCATAGATGAGAGCGATTTGAAGTTCACTTTTACATCAATGGGAGAGACAGATGTATCGGATGAGAAAATCAAAGCTATGATAAGTGAAAGTGAAAAGCCAATTGATTTTCATGCATTTGTTGGATTATTCGA GTCCAAAGAGATGGAATTCGATCCTGAAATGGAGCTGTTGACAGCATTTTACAAATGGGATACTAAAAGCAATGGATCTTTGCTGGAAGAAAC CTTGAAACAAGATCTTCAGTCTTGGGGAGATAGATTTTCAGAAAAGGAAGCTGGCTATGCATTGGAAGAAGCTCCTCTGTACGAAGAAGATGAGAAAAATACGATTGATTACGTCGAATTCTGTGCAAATATTTGTGGACTGCAAAATATAAGGGAGAGCGATCTATATCGAGAATATCAAGAaaagtatttgaataatttgacCAAATAG
- the LOC100679207 gene encoding transcription initiation protein SPT3 homolog, producing the protein MAEATFMKPVIDAQDVKTEPVTLNYTAEVRQMMHGFGDHSEPLIETAKIIEEVVLNQMRAIIRKACEVADMRESQVVSAEDFLFLLRKDKIKLQRLVNYLKLKDFKTSMYKSLETDTLDPLTDLHKTEDTSKLPYIKFLKHIDNTGELLNDKDLVDHVKHKRCTRMEMMTRKMDETRYLEFSKARSVSFANKNRHKFSDWIGSSGDFTISKSGYTVLGYLAYETVAQIIDLAFLVRQDQNKIQGDAIDRLRLNYPNPVTYKPYQYTKPVMTKPLTPAEVNEALRRYWSPQLEMTGPFHSWTLKKPHMKFLTC; encoded by the exons atggCAGAGGCCACGTTTATGAAGCCGGTGATCGATGCTCAGGACGTCAAAACCGAACCTGTAACCCTAAATTATACCGCAG AAGTGAGACAAATGATGCATGGGTTTGGGGATCATTCGGAGCCTCTGATCGAGACTGCAAAAATTATTGAAGAGGTTGTTTTGAATCAGATGCGAGCAATAATTCGAAAAGCATGTGAAGTTGCTGACATGCGAGAGAGTCAAGTTGTGTCCGCTGAGGACTTCTTGTTTCTCTTGAGAAAAGACAAAATCAAATTACAGAGACTCGTCAACTACTTGA AGCTGAAAGATTTCAAGACCTCAATGTACAAATCCCTGGAAACTGACACCCTTGATCCATTGACCGATCTCCATAAAACAGAAGATACCTCTAAACTGCCATACATTAAGTTTTTGAAACACATAGATAATACTGGTGAGTTGTTGAATGATAAGGATTTGGTGGATCATGTGAAGCACAAAAGATGTACAAGAATGGAAATGATGACGAGGAAGATGGATGAGACTCGCTACTTGGAATTCAGCAAAGCCCGAAGTGTAtcatttgcaaataaaaataggCATAAGTTCAGTGATTGGATTGGCTCAAGTG GAGATTTTACTATATCCAAATCAGGCTACACAGTATTAGGCTATTTAGCCTATGAAACAGTGGCGCAAATTATAGATCTTGCATTTCTTGTGAGACAAGATCAAAACAAAATTCAAGGAGATGCAATAGACAGGCTTCGACTTAATTATCCAAATCCTGTTACTTATAAACCATATCAGTATACCAAA CCTGTCATGACAAAGCCACTAACACCAGCAGAAGTCAATGAGGCTCTACGTCGCTACTGGTCACCTCAGTTAGAAATGACAGGACCCTTTCACAGTTGGACATTGAAAAAACCACACATGAAGTTTCTAACATGTTGA
- the LOC100123599 gene encoding aldo-keto reductase family 1 member A1 isoform X2: MQFSFYYFCDFDMATTITLSSGHEMPVVGLGTWQLNEEDVEDAVTAALDCGYRHIDTAFIYENEEAIGRSLKKWFDDGNERENLFITTKLPFFGNRASDVETYLKLSLERLGLDYVDMYLIHAPIAFVKDEEEHKSARDEDGNVVLDMDTDHLETWKAMEAQVENGLAKSIGLSNFTEAQILNIIENSEIKPSNLQVELHAYFQQRSLREFCAKHDIVVTAYSSLGSPGTTNSMKTDSSLIQTSLLEHQVVQAIAEAHDKTPAQILLRHQVQTGLVVIPKSTNPERIAQNIDIFDFELSDDEMQQLDELDQGDDGRIFSFSRIIEGCENHPECPF, from the exons AT GCAATTTTCCTTCTACTACTTCTGCGACTTCGATATGGCAACGACTATAACGCTTTCGTCCGGTCATGAGATGCCAGTTGTGGGACTGGGCACTTGGCAG TTAAACGAGGAAGATGTAGAAGATGCGGTCACGGCCGCCTTGGACTGCGGCTACAGGCACATAGACACTGCTTTTATTTACGAGAACGAAGAGGCCATCGGCCGTAGTCTGAAAAAGTGGTTCGACGATGGTAACGAGCGCGAAAATTTATTCATCACGACTAAG TTACCATTTTTCGGTAACCGAGCTTCGGACGTCGAAACTTACCTCAAGCTGTCTTTGGAGAGACTCGGCTTGGATTACGTCGACATGTACTTGATCCACGCACCGATAGCTTTCGTCAAGGACGAAGAGGAGCATAAATCGGCGAGAGACGAAGACGGAAACGTCGTGCTGGATATGGATACCGATCACCTCGAGACGTGGAAG GCAATGGAAGCTCAGGTGGAGAACGGCTTGGCAAAATCGATCGGCCTCAGCAACTTTACCGAAGCTCAAATTTTGAACATTATCGAGAACTCGGAAATCAAGCCAAGCAACCTTCAG GTCGAGCTACACGCCTACTTCCAGCAACGATCTCTCCGCGAGTTCTGCGCCAAGCACGACATCGTCGTCACGGCCTACAGCAGTTTAGGCTCACCCGGCACGACCAACTCCATGAAAACCGACAGCAGCTTGATCCAGACGAGCTTACTCGAGCACCAAGTGGTACAGGCCATAGCCGAGGCGCACGACAAGACGCCTGCCCAGATTCTGCTTCGTCATCAGGTGCAAACTGGCCTCGTTGTCATACCCAAAAGCACGAATCCCGAGAGAATCGCTCAGAACATCGATATATTCGATTTCGAGCTTAGCGACGACGAGATGCAGCAGCTAGATGAGCTTGATCAGGGCGACGATGGCCGGATCTTTAGCTTTTCGCGTATTATCGAGGG aTGCGAGAATCACCCGGAATGTCCTTTTTAG
- the LOC107981098 gene encoding putative ankyrin repeat protein RF_0381 isoform X2 produces the protein MHSVYQLHEAVEALDEALIGYLIDGGANVNARNLDEESPLHVLISRDWNHAFVPFTDGEKQCCTRIAEMLIRAGADVNKQRIVDLGCDLGSCVTILYEAAYFNNQTMMKVLINNGADVRAITSRGFTVLHKVLEMKDWDIGIVETLLKQGCDVNATYPGRIYGHRGGTALHLALEHDNCTVELVKLLLDFGVDVNRKNGRVRPSEEDVGPLHQACIFNDSSYVHELATQPNVDINAVDALGHTPLFYAVMTQSDSVQDQLSKDSALSSTLQSDYGAEHAKSTRLSCSTQPY, from the exons ATGCACAGTGTCTATCAACTTCACGAAGCCGTAGAAGCGCTGGACGAGGCTCTGATTGGCTATCTGATCGACGGTGGTGCCAACGTTAACGCGCGAAATCTCGACGAGGAAAGTCCCCTTCACGTGCTCATAAGTAGGGACTGGAACCACGCGTTTGTGCCATTTACCGACGGTGAGAAGCAGTGTTGCACAAGAATCGCCGAAATGTTGATTCGAGCTGGGGCCGATGTCAACAAACAGAGAATTGTCGATCTTGGCTGCGATCTAGGATCGTGCGTTACGATCCTATACGAAGCAGCGTATTTTAACAATCAGACGATGATGAAGGTTCTGATAAATAACGGAGCAGACGTCCGCGCCATCACGTCGAGAGGATTTACTGTGCTGCACAAGGTATTGGAAATGAAGGACTGGGACATCGGTATCGTCGAAACTTTGCTGAAACAGGGCTGTGACGTCAATGCAACATATCCTGGAAGAATATATGGACATCGCGGCGGCACCGCTCTGCATCTGGCTCTCGAACACGATAACTGCACCGTAGAACTGGTCAAGTTGCTGCTCGATTTCGGAGTCGACGTGAACAGGAAAAATGGCCGAG TTCGACCAAGCGAAGAAGACGTCGGTCCGCTGCACCAGGCTTGCATATTCAACGATTCCAGCTACGTTCACGAACTGGCGACGCAGCCTAATGTTGATATCAACGCTGTAGACGCTCTGGGCCATACACCGCTGTTCTACGCCGTGATGACGCAGAGCGATTCGGTGCAGGACCAACTGTCGAAG GACTCGGCACTATCTTCGACATTGCAATCAGACTACGGTGCAGAGCACGCGAAATCTACAAGACTCTCGTGCAGCACGCAGCCATACTAG
- the LOC100679269 gene encoding zinc finger protein 423: MNKNKYQTTSAKGLDPLEIKQEISFDDESIEIKNEPVEMDISFTSSSIYNSSQTDDTYVLDEEYFDSESESNPLLDQSESYPPGIARIVDINDLLQNKDTISYSNTLSPKREPTSPIPENLHIKIKKQPPCGNCMRNIEHFCTVCKKSWDYHKDTTLCSNCESNLKLQCKICHKRFKFLNKVHQYVLQASKKMNLLSRKKQQVTFTCEKKQNFVCSKCKYQTTQKEQLIEHMEKLHGQTVVTNLHKSAATTSDNLTISTTVSDKSINSNLSYLDNLLNTSINMQNLLQEVAEVKVSKKSKKSKKPEIINFNEDDDQYIELFCLECKKTCKKIVYDEIVKPVCRECQKLMWYRCTLCASRYKLLQFVRLHVNRVCWHRMNGPKLNCTHCDYKAEVKSRLEYHIKSEHLPKNCPKCNIEVENAASLKEHLMQCTAIKLNKHAHAVAKPSQEPDLDDVPLIFRQSKLMLKNYLHEKLPIDNDDSYKIIENDPAVLMNEIHKVPLKDSHENGWSSLVDYYCVQCDVETKKKFSKFRPRCPKCKDKYDYRCTSCERLYGGYYSICKHVKHECQNRFVMGCSLCDYTSARKYILLNHIKNKHAIYKCLRCNSRCEGYISLRKHQSIDCNIDNPHGPMHLKRLIALFCKYCHKRSLGLGDNNKLVSCERCTMIMNFQCLKCNELFDDQEVTYKHAKEECKPTFLCDKCDYKAYMQYDLDVHVKYVHTFRKCQDCGVQFRDEYIFRLHLKEEAKKKKILNNHLEDEVLPKPKKLLRSKKQ, from the exons atgaataaaaataaatatcaaacTACTTCAGCAAAAGGATTAG atcctttagaaataaaacaagaaatttcTTTCGATGATGAAAGCATTGAAATAAAGAATGAACCAGTAGAGATGGACATATCTT TTACCAGCTCATCAATTTACAATTCATCCCAAACTGATGATACATATGTTTTGGATGAAGAGTATTTTGATTCTGAATCAGAGAGTAATCCTCTATTAGATCAAAGTGAAAGTTATCCTCCAG gTATTGCTAGAATAGTTGATATAAACGATTTACTACAAAATAAAGATACCATATCTTATTCAAATACATTATCACCTAAGAGAGAGCCTACTTCACCTATACCAg aaaaccttcatataaaaattaaaaagcagCCACCTTGTGGAA ACTGTATGAGAAatattgaacatttttgtACAGTTTGTAAAAAGTCATGGGATTATCACAAAGATACAACACTGTGCTCCAATTGTGAGTCAAACTTGAAACTTCAATGTAAAATATGTCACAAGCGATTTAAATTTCTAAACAAAGTGCATCAATATGTGTTACAAGCCAGCAAAAAAATGAATCTGCTATCACGTAAAAAACAGCAAGTGACATTCACATGTGAAAAGAAACAAAACTTTGTTTGTTCCAAATGTAAATATCAAACAACTCAAAAAGAACAGTTAATAGAACATATGGAAAAATTACATGGGCAAACTGTTGTCACAAATTTACATAAATCTGCAGCAACAACTTCAGATAATTTAACTATATCGACTACTGTATCCGACAAATCAATTAATTCAAACTTATCTTATCTGGATAATTTACTCAACACATCTATTAATATGCAAAATCTATTACAAGAAGTTGCTGAAGTTAAAGTATctaagaaaagtaaaaaatcaaaaaagcctgaaataataaacttcAATGAAGATGATGATCAGTATATTGAGTTATTCTGCTTAGAATGTAAAAAgacttgtaaaaaaattgtgtaTGATGAAATTGTAAAGCCAGTTTGTCGAGAATGTCAAAAGTTAATGTGGTATCGGTGTACTTTATGCGCAAGCAGGTATAAGTTATTACAATTTGTTCGTCTTCATGTGAATCGTGTTTGTTGGCATCGAATGAACGGGCCAAAATTAAACTGTACACATTGTGATTATAAAGCAGAGGTAAAATCAAGGCTTGAATATCATATCAAATCTGAACACCTGCCTAAAAATTGCCCTAAGTGTAACATAGAAGTCGAGAACGCAGCTAGCTTAAAAGAGCATTTAATGCAATGCACAGCAATTAAGTTGAACAAACATGCACATGCAGTGGCAAAGCCATCACAAG AACCTGATTTAGATGATGTTCCATTAATTTTTCGACAAAGTAAAttgatgttaaaaaattatctgCACGAAAAGCTTCCTATAGATAACGATGATAGTTACAAAATTATAGAAAACGATCCTGCAGTATTAATGAATGAAATACATAAAGTACCTTTAAAAGACAGCC aCGAAAATGGATGGAGTTCTTTAGTTGATTATTATTGCGTACAGTGTGACGtggaaacaaaaaaaaagttttccaAGTTCAGACCAAGATGTCCAAAATGTAAAGATAAGTATGATTATCGGTGTACGAGTTGTGAACGACTATACGGGGGATATTACAGCATTTGTAAGCACGTTAAACATGAGTGTCAAAATCGTTTTGTAATGGGATGTAGTTTATGTGACTATACCAGTGCAAGAAAGTATATTCTTCTGAATCACATAAAAAATAAGCATGCTATTTACAAGTGCTTGAGATGTAACAGTAGATGTGAGGGTTATATATCATTAAGGAAACATCAATCAATTGACTGTAATATTGATAATCCTCACGGGCCGATGC ATCTCAAAAGACTCATTGCTCTGTTTTGCAAATATTGCCACAAGAGATCATTAGGGCTCGGTGACAATAACAAATTGGTATCTTGTGAAAGGTGCACAATGAttatgaattttcaatgtttAAAATGTAATGAATTATTTGATGACCAAGAAGTTACATATAAGCATGCGAAAGAAGAGTGCAAGCCAACTTTTCTGTGTGATAAATGCGATTATAAAGCGTATATGCAGTATGATCTTGACGTTCACGTTAAGTACGTGCATACCTTTAGAAAATGTCAAGACTGTGGAGTTCAGTTCAGAgatgaatatatatttagGTTGCATCTTAAAGAAGaagcaaaaaagaagaaaatactAAACAATCACTTag AAGACGAAGTACTTCCGAAGCCTAAAAAACTTTTAAGAAGTAAGAAGCAGtga
- the LOC107981098 gene encoding putative ankyrin repeat protein RF_0381 isoform X1 has translation MHSVYQLHEAVEALDEALIGYLIDGGANVNARNLDEESPLHVLISRDWNHAFVPFTDGEKQCCTRIAEMLIRAGADVNKQRIVDLGCDLGSCVTILYEAAYFNNQTMMKVLINNGADVRAITSRGFTVLHKVLEMKDWDIGIVETLLKQGCDVNATYPGRIYGHRGGTALHLALEHDNCTVELVKLLLDFGVDVNRKNGRGMTASKNYLLNALELDLNIWRLRGINPALLRLVRPSEEDVGPLHQACIFNDSSYVHELATQPNVDINAVDALGHTPLFYAVMTQSDSVQDQLSKDSALSSTLQSDYGAEHAKSTRLSCSTQPY, from the exons ATGCACAGTGTCTATCAACTTCACGAAGCCGTAGAAGCGCTGGACGAGGCTCTGATTGGCTATCTGATCGACGGTGGTGCCAACGTTAACGCGCGAAATCTCGACGAGGAAAGTCCCCTTCACGTGCTCATAAGTAGGGACTGGAACCACGCGTTTGTGCCATTTACCGACGGTGAGAAGCAGTGTTGCACAAGAATCGCCGAAATGTTGATTCGAGCTGGGGCCGATGTCAACAAACAGAGAATTGTCGATCTTGGCTGCGATCTAGGATCGTGCGTTACGATCCTATACGAAGCAGCGTATTTTAACAATCAGACGATGATGAAGGTTCTGATAAATAACGGAGCAGACGTCCGCGCCATCACGTCGAGAGGATTTACTGTGCTGCACAAGGTATTGGAAATGAAGGACTGGGACATCGGTATCGTCGAAACTTTGCTGAAACAGGGCTGTGACGTCAATGCAACATATCCTGGAAGAATATATGGACATCGCGGCGGCACCGCTCTGCATCTGGCTCTCGAACACGATAACTGCACCGTAGAACTGGTCAAGTTGCTGCTCGATTTCGGAGTCGACGTGAACAGGAAAAATGGCCGAGGTATGACAGCAAGTAAAAATTACCTTCTCAATGCCCTAGAACTTGACCTAAACATTTGGCGTCTTCGTGGTATCAATCCTGCCTTGTTGAGGTTAGTTCGACCAAGCGAAGAAGACGTCGGTCCGCTGCACCAGGCTTGCATATTCAACGATTCCAGCTACGTTCACGAACTGGCGACGCAGCCTAATGTTGATATCAACGCTGTAGACGCTCTGGGCCATACACCGCTGTTCTACGCCGTGATGACGCAGAGCGATTCGGTGCAGGACCAACTGTCGAAG GACTCGGCACTATCTTCGACATTGCAATCAGACTACGGTGCAGAGCACGCGAAATCTACAAGACTCTCGTGCAGCACGCAGCCATACTAG